A DNA window from Desulfurellaceae bacterium contains the following coding sequences:
- a CDS encoding heme-binding protein, with protein sequence MANTYARQMLSYETAAKMVAAAVAKAEELGCKQNVAVIDSGGNLKALASMDGALLLGIEGCQRKAFTALFGVGTKDLYGVIKDDLSLVVGLSHFSRATLVGGGLPIVVNGEVIGGIGVGGGTVDEDIACSQAGLDAIAN encoded by the coding sequence ATGGCCAACACGTATGCCAGACAGATGCTATCGTACGAGACCGCTGCCAAGATGGTGGCGGCGGCGGTTGCCAAAGCCGAGGAGCTGGGCTGCAAACAGAATGTCGCGGTGATTGACAGCGGGGGAAATCTGAAAGCCCTGGCTAGTATGGATGGAGCGCTGCTACTCGGCATTGAGGGCTGCCAACGCAAGGCGTTTACGGCGCTGTTTGGCGTCGGCACAAAAGATCTGTACGGCGTCATCAAAGACGACCTATCGCTTGTCGTTGGCCTGTCCCACTTCTCACGCGCGACCCTGGTCGGTGGCGGCCTGCCGATTGTGGTCAACGGCGAGGTTATCGGCGGGATCGGGGTCGGTGGCGGGACGGTTGATGAAGATATTGCCTGCTCCCAAGCCGGGCTGGATGCCATTGCCAACTAA
- a CDS encoding acetamidase/formamidase family protein, with protein sequence MQTISKEHIVRTFDADHPAAATVKPGEVFVMETNDRFRDWNEGGEWPMEQLTVMTGPVYVEGVQPGQVLAVEVLDIKASQGFGYVVAIPGFGLLKDQVEFRKKVVPIEGNRIRYSDTLSLPFIPNISKIGLAPAEGSQPSGACGDFGGQLSNSQLGAGSTVFLPVFAEGGLLTIEDVHARMGDGEATASAVEIAATVTLRCQIATELPLSQPIVITQDEVQTMGSGETAEAAARAAVDELARLLVERTEADMTEAAILASVAADLRISEMAGSPCHIRAAMKREILGL encoded by the coding sequence ATGCAAACCATTAGCAAAGAGCATATTGTCCGGACGTTTGACGCCGATCACCCTGCGGCTGCCACAGTTAAGCCCGGGGAAGTATTTGTGATGGAAACCAACGACCGCTTTCGAGACTGGAACGAGGGCGGCGAGTGGCCCATGGAGCAGCTGACCGTCATGACCGGGCCGGTCTATGTTGAAGGCGTTCAGCCCGGCCAGGTGCTGGCCGTGGAGGTGTTGGACATCAAAGCCTCCCAGGGGTTTGGCTATGTGGTGGCAATTCCGGGCTTCGGCCTACTCAAAGACCAGGTCGAGTTTCGGAAAAAAGTCGTCCCGATTGAGGGCAACCGCATTCGCTACAGCGACACCCTGAGTCTGCCGTTCATACCCAACATCAGCAAAATTGGACTGGCTCCGGCCGAGGGCTCGCAGCCGAGCGGGGCGTGTGGGGATTTTGGCGGTCAGCTGAGCAACAGCCAGCTGGGAGCTGGCTCAACCGTGTTTTTGCCGGTGTTTGCCGAGGGCGGGCTACTAACCATCGAAGACGTGCACGCCAGGATGGGCGATGGCGAAGCCACCGCCTCGGCGGTGGAGATTGCGGCCACGGTGACGCTACGCTGTCAAATTGCGACCGAGCTGCCGCTCAGCCAGCCGATCGTTATCACCCAGGACGAGGTTCAGACCATGGGCAGCGGTGAGACGGCCGAGGCGGCGGCGCGGGCGGCTGTGGACGAGCTGGCCCGTCTGCTGGTCGAGCGGACCGAGGCCGATATGACCGAGGCGGCGATACTGGCCAGCGTGGCGGCCGATCTGCGGATTTCCGAGATGGCCGGTAGCCCGTGTCATATTCGGGCGGCCATGAAGCGCGAGATTCTGGGCTTGTAG
- a CDS encoding alpha/beta fold hydrolase: MPITRHTPDPVSIAYDIVGSGPLLVFLHGIGGNRTNWTGQLEFFGSRFCAVAWDARGYGDSHDSPQTLRFGDYADDLARLLDHLKAERAHLVGLSMGGMILQDFYDRYAERVASLSLVDTSAGFGGAPEEVKRDFLARRLDPLERGLSPRDIAPSVVEVLVAAGASAAVRAKLQTSLSALRVEPYKQALHAIVTTDFRPVLSRISVPTLVIVGEEDQVTPPQASEFLATSIAGASLVKIPAAGHLTNLERPEAFNAALAAFLDRQAGGASVVSAG; the protein is encoded by the coding sequence ATGCCGATAACCCGCCACACGCCCGACCCGGTCTCAATTGCCTACGATATTGTCGGCAGCGGCCCGCTGCTGGTCTTTCTGCACGGCATCGGTGGCAACCGCACCAACTGGACCGGTCAACTCGAATTTTTCGGCTCCCGCTTCTGTGCGGTGGCCTGGGATGCCCGCGGCTATGGCGACAGTCACGATTCGCCCCAGACCCTGCGCTTCGGCGATTATGCCGACGATCTGGCGCGCTTGCTGGATCACCTGAAGGCCGAGCGGGCGCATCTGGTCGGTTTGTCCATGGGCGGGATGATTCTTCAGGACTTCTACGACCGGTATGCCGAGCGGGTCGCCAGCCTGTCCCTGGTCGATACCTCGGCCGGTTTTGGCGGAGCGCCCGAGGAGGTGAAACGCGACTTTCTGGCCCGCCGTCTCGATCCTTTGGAGCGGGGCCTCAGCCCGCGGGATATCGCTCCGAGTGTGGTCGAGGTGCTGGTGGCCGCGGGCGCGTCTGCTGCGGTGCGGGCAAAACTCCAGACCTCGCTGTCGGCCTTACGGGTCGAGCCGTACAAGCAGGCCCTGCACGCCATTGTGACGACCGATTTTCGACCTGTGCTGTCGCGGATCAGCGTGCCGACCCTGGTCATTGTCGGCGAGGAGGATCAGGTCACCCCACCCCAGGCCTCGGAATTTCTGGCCACCAGTATTGCCGGTGCCTCGCTGGTAAAAATTCCCGCCGCCGGTCATCTGACCAACCTCGAACGCCCCGAGGCGTTTAACGCCGCCCTGGCCGCCTTTCTCGACCGGCAGGCCGGAGGGGCGTCGGTGGTGTCGGCGGGCTGA
- a CDS encoding EthD domain-containing protein has product MTRAEFQDYWKNNHGPLVRSVPEFWAYVRKYIQGHTMSDSVPGFPPQDEAPFDGIAELWFDSVEDIDKAFSHPRYLEIIRPDELKFVDFATSRIFIVEDVEIS; this is encoded by the coding sequence ATGACAAGGGCGGAGTTTCAGGACTACTGGAAAAACAACCACGGCCCGCTGGTCCGCAGCGTGCCCGAGTTTTGGGCCTATGTCCGCAAATATATCCAAGGCCACACGATGAGTGACTCTGTCCCGGGCTTCCCGCCCCAGGACGAAGCCCCGTTCGACGGCATTGCCGAGCTGTGGTTTGACAGCGTCGAGGACATCGACAAAGCCTTTAGCCATCCCCGCTATCTCGAAATCATTCGGCCGGATGAGCTGAAATTTGTCGACTTTGCCACTTCCAGGATCTTCATTGTCGAGGATGTTGAGATTTCGTGA
- a CDS encoding DUF4145 domain-containing protein, whose product MLQEQNTPPTRCAECGNDEIVEAHCNTCGGSRNHRLIARTKRRREEDINFGTLVGTLVWNTTAEMLQCLGCEDSKLRITEWFSESADEESIFYFPPVIARESPRWISKLPQEVGSVMYEVYAALAADSRTLAAIGVRTITDMVAVDKVGDKPTFKAKLGELQDGGWLSSQNREVLEAVVDVGSAAAHRGHRPTTEKLNYAMDIVENLLESIYVLAPVAEPLKESVPPRNRTGAADRTRPSHNRVPGSDPRT is encoded by the coding sequence ATGCTACAAGAGCAGAACACCCCGCCCACACGATGCGCCGAGTGTGGCAACGACGAGATCGTCGAAGCCCATTGCAATACGTGTGGAGGTTCTAGAAACCACCGGTTAATAGCTCGTACGAAGCGCCGGCGGGAGGAGGACATCAACTTCGGAACCCTTGTGGGAACCCTTGTGTGGAACACAACGGCTGAGATGTTGCAATGCCTCGGATGTGAAGACAGTAAGCTCCGAATAACGGAGTGGTTCTCAGAAAGCGCAGACGAGGAGTCCATCTTCTACTTCCCGCCAGTGATTGCCCGAGAGAGCCCCCGCTGGATTTCAAAGCTTCCCCAGGAAGTCGGCTCTGTAATGTACGAGGTGTATGCGGCACTCGCTGCTGACAGTCGTACCCTGGCAGCAATTGGGGTCAGAACGATAACGGATATGGTGGCGGTTGATAAAGTAGGGGATAAGCCCACCTTCAAAGCCAAGCTCGGCGAGTTACAGGATGGGGGGTGGCTAAGCAGCCAGAATCGCGAAGTGCTCGAAGCTGTCGTTGACGTAGGCAGCGCGGCCGCTCATCGTGGCCACCGTCCCACCACCGAAAAATTAAACTATGCAATGGATATCGTCGAAAATCTATTGGAATCGATCTACGTGCTTGCGCCTGTCGCTGAGCCACTCAAGGAATCCGTACCGCCCCGGAATCGGACAGGGGCAGCAGATCGAACAAGGCCCAGTCATAATCGCGTTCCAGGTAGCGATCCAAGGACGTGA
- a CDS encoding nuclear transport factor 2 family protein produces the protein MQTEETRALITTYYETLPTGDRDKLASLLTEDVEWYPPESAPLEVVRGREAVTRELGGETPKRIFDMKTFRLNIHRILADGDTAVVQHSISAKTRQGEQYDNEYCWVYQCRAGQISKIEEYADTHKAARIMAWED, from the coding sequence ATGCAGACCGAAGAGACGCGCGCCCTGATCACAACCTATTACGAAACCCTGCCGACCGGCGACCGAGACAAGCTGGCCTCGCTGCTGACCGAGGACGTGGAGTGGTATCCGCCCGAGAGTGCGCCGCTGGAGGTCGTCAGAGGCCGGGAGGCCGTGACCAGAGAGCTGGGTGGAGAGACGCCCAAGCGCATCTTCGACATGAAGACTTTCCGCCTCAATATTCACCGCATTCTGGCCGACGGGGACACCGCAGTTGTCCAGCACTCTATTTCGGCCAAAACTCGCCAGGGCGAGCAGTACGACAACGAGTACTGCTGGGTCTACCAGTGTCGGGCCGGGCAGATCTCCAAAATTGAAGAGTACGCCGACACCCACAAGGCGGCGCGGATCATGGCGTGGGAAGACTGA
- a CDS encoding amidohydrolase — MSSSLAGGYVSADGHVVEPADLWTSRIETRFRERAPHIETRKSIDFYVVDGLDPVAVGLDGAALESKIAGKVESPVARHADTRLGASDPHHRLKDQDLDHLRAEMIYPGQWSLMFYRIADAEYQRAAVRVYNDWLSEFCSYAPERLLGAAILPMQGPLEWAAEEAERAATIGLKAVMIPAAVPAKPYIDPDYEPLWERLEEIGLPAVAHSGTAADIGASTVDKARKNGPGMAFMDEKAFQPMNALTELIWSGAPQRHPRLKFIISEGGIGWIACLLRLMDHWWEDHHRWMQPKLDARQFWATFEDDRAGILTRELMGVDRLMWGADYPHTEGTFPKSQRQIAQDFVGVPEDEVYQMVIGNAATLFGLKV; from the coding sequence ATGTCAAGCAGCCTTGCCGGCGGATACGTTTCAGCCGATGGTCATGTGGTCGAACCGGCCGATTTGTGGACCAGTCGAATAGAGACCCGCTTTCGCGAACGGGCGCCCCATATCGAGACCCGCAAGTCGATCGACTTCTATGTTGTCGATGGGCTCGATCCGGTGGCGGTCGGCCTTGACGGGGCAGCCCTGGAGAGCAAGATTGCCGGCAAGGTCGAGTCACCGGTTGCCCGCCACGCGGATACCCGTCTGGGCGCCTCAGATCCACACCACCGGCTCAAAGACCAGGATCTGGACCATCTGCGGGCCGAGATGATCTATCCAGGCCAGTGGAGTCTGATGTTCTACCGTATTGCCGACGCCGAGTATCAGCGCGCCGCTGTCCGCGTATATAACGACTGGCTGAGCGAATTCTGTTCATACGCCCCGGAGCGCTTGCTCGGAGCAGCGATTCTGCCCATGCAAGGCCCCCTGGAATGGGCGGCTGAAGAGGCCGAACGGGCGGCCACGATCGGGCTTAAGGCGGTCATGATTCCGGCTGCGGTGCCGGCTAAGCCGTACATTGATCCGGACTACGAGCCGCTGTGGGAGCGTTTGGAAGAGATCGGCTTACCGGCCGTCGCCCACTCGGGCACGGCCGCCGATATCGGCGCCTCGACGGTTGACAAGGCCCGCAAGAACGGCCCCGGCATGGCCTTTATGGACGAGAAGGCGTTTCAGCCCATGAACGCCCTGACCGAGTTGATTTGGAGTGGCGCCCCCCAGCGCCATCCCCGGCTCAAGTTCATCATCTCCGAGGGTGGAATCGGGTGGATTGCGTGCCTGCTGCGTCTGATGGACCACTGGTGGGAAGATCATCACCGCTGGATGCAGCCCAAGCTCGACGCGCGCCAGTTCTGGGCCACCTTTGAAGACGACCGGGCCGGTATCCTGACCCGCGAACTGATGGGTGTTGATCGCCTGATGTGGGGCGCCGATTATCCGCACACCGAGGGCACCTTTCCAAAATCCCAGCGCCAGATCGCCCAGGACTTTGTCGGCGTGCCCGAAGACGAGGTGTATCAGATGGTGATCGGCAATGCGGCCACGCTGTTCGGCCTCAAAGTCTGA
- a CDS encoding sel1 repeat family protein — translation MRLWFWLSIYIALLWACTWVRPIAAEDTEIKILSRQTLTGNAADCLNMSLSADTRFAACRAAAESGGGDARRNLGSPQDYAEAVEWFRRAAEQGDTSAQLNLGSMYFRGEGVPQDYTMAHMWYNLAGTGVGGEYARELRDNVAAQMTPVQIAEAQRLAREWAAAHQAGAK, via the coding sequence ATGAGGCTTTGGTTTTGGCTTTCCATCTATATCGCCTTGTTGTGGGCCTGCACATGGGTACGCCCCATTGCGGCAGAGGACACTGAAATCAAGATCCTTAGCAGACAGACCCTTACCGGCAATGCTGCGGACTGTTTGAATATGAGTTTGTCAGCTGATACACGGTTCGCTGCGTGTCGAGCAGCAGCTGAAAGTGGAGGCGGGGACGCGCGGCGCAATCTTGGCTCACCGCAGGACTATGCCGAGGCGGTGGAGTGGTTCCGCCGTGCTGCTGAGCAGGGTGACACGAGCGCACAGCTCAACCTCGGGTCTATGTACTTCCGAGGTGAGGGCGTCCCGCAGGACTATACGATGGCCCATATGTGGTACAACCTTGCCGGGACAGGCGTTGGTGGCGAATACGCGCGTGAACTGCGAGACAACGTTGCAGCACAAATGACCCCGGTCCAGATTGCCGAAGCCCAGCGCTTGGCTAGGGAGTGGGCGGCTGCGCATCAGGCTGGAGCGAAATGA
- a CDS encoding amidohydrolase, which translates to MKIDFHCHSFPEAFFLKIKDYYPDEVVLDHDARGRLIGIWAGTPLPAWDHGQRLEDMNAGGVEIEILSNLSMYIRVDEHSPELCRLVNDTYAQACRQSPERFKAFANIPFNSPQAALAELDRTLKIPGFVGALITSNVGDTYLHTPEFFPFWEEAERRKIPVFMHPKPPPGYQDDDIAPLLAFPADTTLSTMKLLYGGVFERWPNLILILAHLGGTLPYLARRVDLGFDDQHFSDRYRQISHRPSEYMPKLYFDTALGWHKPAFDCACALVGVDHLVYGSDYFMQDSQFMRWTNEFLEGLPLSQDDKNKIYYKNAERLLRG; encoded by the coding sequence ATGAAAATCGACTTTCACTGCCACTCGTTTCCCGAAGCCTTTTTCTTGAAAATCAAAGACTACTATCCCGACGAGGTGGTCTTGGACCACGATGCGCGCGGGCGCCTGATCGGCATCTGGGCCGGCACGCCGCTGCCGGCCTGGGATCACGGCCAGCGTCTCGAAGATATGAATGCGGGCGGGGTGGAGATCGAAATCCTGTCCAACCTGTCGATGTATATCCGGGTTGACGAGCACAGCCCGGAGCTGTGTCGCCTGGTCAACGACACCTATGCCCAAGCCTGCCGCCAGAGCCCCGAGCGTTTCAAAGCCTTTGCCAATATCCCGTTCAACTCGCCCCAGGCCGCCCTGGCCGAGCTGGACCGGACGCTCAAGATCCCCGGCTTTGTCGGAGCGCTGATCACCTCCAACGTTGGCGACACCTATCTGCACACACCGGAATTCTTTCCCTTTTGGGAAGAGGCCGAACGCCGCAAGATCCCCGTCTTCATGCACCCCAAACCGCCGCCCGGCTATCAGGACGATGACATCGCTCCGCTGCTGGCCTTTCCCGCCGATACCACCCTGTCAACCATGAAGCTGCTGTACGGCGGCGTGTTTGAGCGCTGGCCGAACCTGATTCTCATCCTCGCCCACCTGGGCGGCACGCTGCCCTACCTGGCCCGGCGTGTTGACCTCGGCTTTGACGATCAGCACTTCTCAGACCGCTACCGCCAGATCTCCCACCGGCCGAGCGAGTATATGCCCAAGCTGTACTTTGACACGGCGCTGGGCTGGCATAAGCCGGCCTTCGACTGCGCCTGCGCCCTGGTCGGTGTGGACCATCTGGTCTACGGCTCGGACTATTTCATGCAGGACAGTCAGTTCATGCGCTGGACAAACGAGTTCTTGGAGGGGCTGCCGCTGTCTCAAGACGACAAGAACAAGATTTATTACAAAAACGCGGAGCGCTTGTTGCGAGGATGA
- the argS gene encoding arginine--tRNA ligase yields MSTIQQLLEEKTAAALTAVSGLSAPALVNPAANPKFGDYQANGVMAVAKTQKKNPRQLAQEVSDKLNQMNRNPDEIPASWEIAGPGFINFRLDPDWLGQTVLRTALDARLGVEAVARPETIVIDFSAPNIAKPMHVGHIRSTILGDVLSRVLRFLGHRVVTDNHVGDWGTQFGMLIVGYRSVLDTDAYRRDPLSEMERIYKTVQAQTKTDPTVAEQARHELAKLQQGDADNTALWHEFMDISRQAFERLYGRLDIRFDHWLGESFYNPMLAGVVQDLQDKRIARPSEGAVCVFYDDDPQLAERPFLIQKSDGAFLYATTDLATIRYRVETFQPDRIVYVTDGRQQLHFKQLFAAARKWGYQPQLEHVWFGTILGEDGRPIKTREGEPVKLEALLDEAVQRALAVVHDKNPSLSEAEQHEVARVVGLGAVKYADLMQNRTADYRFSWDKLLAFEGNTAPYLQYVYARIRSIFRRGGLADWQPSPDIEVRLQESQEQELVKQMIRFGDVLLEVERASKPNLLAGFLYDLATKFNLFYQAHPVLKAPPDQRPTRLLLCHLTARYLKTGLELLGIQTLEAM; encoded by the coding sequence ATGTCAACGATTCAACAGCTCCTCGAAGAAAAAACCGCTGCGGCCCTGACCGCGGTCAGCGGCCTGTCGGCGCCCGCCCTGGTCAACCCGGCGGCCAACCCCAAGTTTGGCGATTATCAGGCCAACGGCGTCATGGCGGTCGCCAAAACACAAAAGAAAAATCCCCGCCAGCTCGCCCAAGAGGTCAGCGACAAGCTGAATCAGATGAATCGGAATCCCGACGAGATTCCGGCCAGCTGGGAGATTGCCGGACCCGGCTTCATCAATTTCCGTCTCGATCCCGACTGGCTCGGTCAGACCGTCCTCAGGACCGCGCTCGACGCCCGGCTGGGGGTGGAAGCGGTGGCGCGACCGGAAACGATTGTGATTGATTTCAGCGCGCCCAATATTGCCAAGCCCATGCACGTGGGTCACATCCGCTCGACGATCCTGGGCGACGTGCTGAGCCGCGTCCTGCGCTTTCTCGGTCATCGCGTGGTGACGGACAATCATGTCGGCGACTGGGGCACCCAGTTTGGCATGCTGATCGTCGGCTATCGAAGCGTCCTGGACACCGACGCCTACCGCCGCGACCCGCTGAGCGAAATGGAGCGCATCTACAAGACGGTCCAGGCCCAGACCAAGACCGATCCGACGGTCGCCGAGCAGGCTCGCCACGAGCTGGCCAAGCTCCAGCAGGGCGATGCCGACAATACGGCCCTGTGGCACGAGTTCATGGATATTTCGCGCCAGGCCTTTGAGCGACTGTACGGCCGGCTCGACATCCGCTTCGACCACTGGCTGGGCGAGAGCTTTTATAATCCGATGCTGGCCGGGGTGGTGCAGGACTTGCAGGACAAACGTATTGCCCGACCCAGCGAGGGGGCGGTGTGTGTCTTTTATGACGATGACCCGCAGCTGGCCGAGCGTCCGTTTCTGATCCAGAAGTCGGACGGGGCTTTTCTGTACGCCACCACCGACCTGGCGACGATTCGGTATCGGGTCGAAACGTTTCAACCCGACCGCATCGTATACGTCACCGACGGCCGCCAGCAGCTGCACTTCAAGCAGCTGTTTGCCGCCGCCCGCAAATGGGGCTATCAGCCTCAACTCGAACACGTCTGGTTTGGCACCATCCTGGGCGAGGACGGCAGGCCGATCAAGACCCGCGAGGGGGAGCCGGTCAAGCTCGAAGCCCTGCTCGACGAAGCCGTCCAGCGCGCCTTGGCCGTGGTCCACGACAAAAACCCCAGCCTGTCCGAGGCTGAGCAGCACGAGGTCGCTCGGGTGGTTGGGCTGGGAGCGGTGAAGTATGCCGACCTGATGCAGAACCGGACGGCCGACTATCGGTTCAGCTGGGACAAGCTGCTGGCCTTTGAGGGTAACACGGCGCCCTATCTCCAATATGTGTACGCCCGCATCCGCTCGATTTTTCGGCGCGGCGGCCTGGCCGACTGGCAGCCCAGCCCGGATATCGAGGTCCGGCTTCAGGAGTCCCAGGAACAGGAGCTGGTCAAGCAGATGATTCGCTTTGGCGATGTCTTGCTCGAAGTTGAGCGCGCCTCCAAGCCCAACCTGCTGGCTGGTTTCTTGTACGACCTGGCCACCAAGTTCAACCTCTTCTACCAGGCTCATCCGGTGCTGAAAGCGCCCCCCGACCAACGTCCGACCCGTCTGTTGCTGTGTCACCTGACCGCCCGCTATCTGAAGACGGGCCTGGAGCTGCTGGGGATTCAGACCCTGGAAGCGATGTGA
- a CDS encoding LamG domain-containing protein: MEIVGYADQLSVAPQDTVRFHVSCQRPSYRADIVRLIHGDPNPRGPGFKEELVQTTVSGEYPGREQALHTGSHVIVPDAPQLRVSEGLTLQAWIFPTTPHKGRQGIVSKWSEADGGYALVLDEGGVLAGWLTDAAGHIEQVRIAVPLREAEWYFVALSFDAQSGRITVYQEPLRSWPQDQTRASETASTESRAIAASRADCLMASLWQSGDDGQGRVGHHFNGKIERPCVFRRALSREELISLQRGASPLAFGDDLVAAWDFSLDMASDKVTDTSPHGLHGRAVNMRSGSETDFRAVPHEYGAIHFHDDDLEDAGWQVDFSWTLPADCKSGVYAARLRTGAGEDHIPFFVRPPRGRATADIAFLAPTNSYLAYANEHLSEISPDLAPNQNRGEPTPEDRYVADNGLLSLYDHHSDGSGVCYSSRLRPIMNMRPRYHMRTLSCPHQFPADLHLIDWLEAKGQAYDVITDENLHAEGLDLLAPYKVILTGSHPEYWSGPMLDALETYLHNGGRLMYLGGNGFYWITSSAPGRPHAVEVRRRVGTRSWQAKPGEYHHSTTGEPGGLWRDRGRTPQRLVGVGFTTQGFDNSAPYQRKPASFDPRAAFIFEGIGAEEAIGAFDSLVLNYGAAGFELDRAERSLGTPAHALVVASSSGHSDAYQHVVEEVLLSDSRQGGTVNPKVRADMVYFEYPRGGAVFSASSIAWCGALSHNQYDNTVSQITDNVLRRFAAEGPLSE; this comes from the coding sequence ATGGAGATTGTGGGCTATGCCGATCAGCTGAGTGTCGCTCCCCAGGATACGGTTCGTTTTCATGTGAGCTGTCAGCGTCCGAGCTACCGGGCGGATATTGTCCGCCTGATCCACGGCGATCCCAACCCGCGCGGGCCGGGCTTCAAAGAGGAACTCGTGCAGACGACGGTCAGCGGTGAGTATCCGGGCCGCGAACAGGCGCTCCACACCGGCTCACACGTCATCGTGCCCGACGCGCCGCAGCTGCGGGTGTCCGAGGGTCTGACCCTCCAGGCCTGGATTTTTCCCACCACGCCTCACAAAGGCCGGCAGGGGATTGTGAGCAAGTGGTCAGAGGCCGACGGCGGCTATGCCCTGGTGCTGGATGAGGGTGGGGTCTTGGCCGGTTGGCTGACCGATGCTGCCGGACACATCGAGCAGGTGCGGATCGCTGTCCCGCTGCGTGAGGCCGAGTGGTATTTTGTGGCGCTGAGCTTTGACGCCCAGAGCGGCCGGATTACGGTGTACCAAGAGCCGCTGCGCAGCTGGCCGCAGGATCAGACCCGGGCAAGCGAGACAGCCTCGACCGAAAGCCGGGCTATAGCGGCGAGCCGGGCCGATTGCCTGATGGCCAGCCTGTGGCAGTCCGGCGATGACGGTCAAGGCCGTGTTGGCCACCATTTCAACGGCAAGATCGAGCGCCCGTGCGTATTCCGGCGTGCTCTGAGCCGCGAAGAGCTGATCTCGCTCCAGCGCGGCGCCTCGCCGCTGGCCTTTGGCGATGACCTCGTTGCGGCCTGGGATTTTTCTCTCGATATGGCCTCCGACAAGGTCACCGACACCTCGCCCCACGGCCTGCACGGCCGGGCCGTCAACATGCGGAGCGGCAGCGAGACCGATTTCCGTGCGGTCCCGCACGAGTACGGGGCGATCCATTTTCATGACGACGACCTTGAGGACGCCGGCTGGCAGGTGGATTTCAGCTGGACCCTGCCGGCCGACTGCAAGAGCGGGGTCTACGCCGCGCGCCTGCGCACCGGGGCCGGCGAGGACCACATTCCGTTCTTTGTCCGTCCGCCACGGGGCCGGGCCACGGCCGACATTGCCTTCCTGGCTCCCACCAACAGTTACCTGGCCTACGCCAACGAGCATCTGAGCGAGATTTCTCCCGATCTGGCCCCAAACCAGAATCGGGGGGAGCCGACTCCTGAAGATCGCTATGTGGCGGACAACGGCCTGCTCAGCCTCTACGACCACCATTCCGACGGCAGTGGGGTGTGCTATTCCTCGCGTCTGCGGCCGATTATGAATATGCGCCCGCGCTATCACATGCGGACGCTCAGCTGCCCGCACCAGTTTCCAGCCGACCTGCACCTGATCGACTGGCTCGAAGCCAAGGGCCAAGCCTATGATGTCATCACCGATGAGAACCTGCACGCCGAGGGCCTGGACCTGCTCGCCCCGTACAAGGTCATCCTCACCGGCAGTCATCCCGAGTACTGGTCCGGACCGATGCTGGACGCCCTGGAGACCTATCTGCACAACGGCGGGCGGCTGATGTATCTGGGCGGCAACGGGTTCTACTGGATCACCTCGTCCGCCCCCGGCCGTCCCCACGCGGTGGAGGTCCGCCGCCGGGTCGGCACCCGCAGCTGGCAGGCCAAACCCGGCGAATACCACCACAGCACGACCGGAGAGCCCGGCGGCCTGTGGCGCGACCGGGGCCGAACGCCGCAGCGCCTGGTCGGTGTCGGCTTCACTACTCAGGGCTTTGACAACAGCGCACCGTATCAGCGTAAGCCCGCCAGCTTCGATCCCCGGGCGGCGTTCATTTTTGAGGGGATTGGCGCCGAAGAAGCCATCGGCGCCTTTGACTCGCTGGTGCTGAACTACGGGGCGGCCGGTTTTGAGCTGGATCGCGCCGAGCGTTCCCTGGGCACGCCGGCTCACGCCCTGGTGGTGGCCTCCTCGTCCGGCCATTCGGACGCCTATCAACACGTGGTTGAAGAGGTCTTACTCAGCGACTCAAGACAGGGCGGCACGGTCAACCCCAAGGTCCGGGCCGATATGGTGTATTTTGAATATCCCAGGGGCGGGGCGGTCTTTTCGGCCAGCTCGATCGCCTGGTGCGGCGCCCTGTCTCACAACCAGTATGACAACACCGTCTCGCAGATCACCGACAACGTGTTGCGCCGCTTTGCCGCCGAGGGCCCGCTGTCCGAGTGA